A single window of Oreochromis aureus strain Israel breed Guangdong linkage group 7, ZZ_aureus, whole genome shotgun sequence DNA harbors:
- the pisd gene encoding phosphatidylserine decarboxylase proenzyme, mitochondrial isoform X3, producing the protein MCRRPARSPATASSPNARSWLQVPRLALRRRLTALKGGVSRPATWRHRPISFLCYILSVSALRPLACRVALYRSFPTRLLSRAWGRLNGVELPTWLRKPIYSLYIWTFGVNMQEAAVEDLHHYRNLGEFFRRRLKPAVRPLCAASCLTSPADGRILHFGRVKNSEVEQVKGVTYSLENFLGPQKRQCKDSSSSSSFRDDILSSPDSDLFHVVIYLAPGDYHCFHSPTDWRVELRRHFPGSLMSVNPGVARWIKELFCLNERVVLTGQWQQGFFSLTAVGATNVGSIRIYFDQELQTNTPRYSKGSFHDRSYIADQTVKFAGEGGVTLQKGEAVGEFNLGSTIVLLFEAPKDFSFNLQPGQRIRVGEGLGSL; encoded by the exons ATGTGTCGTCGGCCGGCTCGCTCTCCTGCGACGGCGTCTTCGCCCAACGCTCGTTCATG GCTTCAGGTCCCTCGTTTGGCTCTCCGTCGCCGTCTGACCGCGCTCAAGGGTGGCGTGAGTCGCCCCGCCACATGGCGCCACCGGCCAATCTCCTTCCTGTGCTATATCCTCTCTGTGAGCGCTCTGCGGCCGCTGGCCTGCCGG GTGGCGTTGTACCGCTCCTTTCCTACTCGACTTCTCTCTCGGGCGTGGGGTCGTCTGAATGGGGTGGAGCTCCCCACCTGGCTTCGGAAACCCATCTACTCCCTGTATATCTGGACCTTCGGTGTGAACATGCAG GAGGCAGCGGTGGAGGATTTGCATCATTACAGGAATCTAGGAGAATTTTTCAGGCGACGcctgaaacctgcagtcagaccACTCTGCGCCGCCTCCTGCCTG ACCTCTCCGGCTGATGGAAGGATCCTCCACTTCGGTCGTGTAAAGAACTCAGAGGTGGAGCAGGTGAAGGGGGTCACCTACAGTCTGGAAAATTTCCTCGGACCACAGAAGAGGCAGTGCAAAG actcctcctcgtcctcctccttcagGGACgacatcctctcctctcctgacAGCGACCTTTTCCATGTTGTCATCTACCTGGCTCCAGGTGACTACCACTGCTTCCATTCGCCCACAGACTGGAGGGTGGAACTTCGGCGTCACTTTCCAG GCTCATTAATGTCGGTGAACCCGGGCGTTGCTCGTTGGATCAAAGAGCTCTTTTGCCTTAACGAGCGTGTGGTGCTCACCGGCCAATGGCAGCAAGGCTTCTTCTCATTAACAGCGGTCGGCGCCACGAATGTCGGCTCGATCAGAATTTACTTTGACCAG GAGCTTCAGACCAACACACCTCGTTACAGTAAAGGCTCCTTTCATGATCGCAGCTACATTGCTGACCAGACGGTGAAGTTTGCAGGTGAAGGGGGCGTGACCTTACAGAAGGGGGAGGCGGTCGGAGAGTTTAACCTGGGCTCCACCATCGTCCTGCTGTTCGAGGCTCCCAAAGACTTCAGCTTCAACCTGCAGCCTGGCCAACGAATCAGAGTGGGAGAAGGCCTCGGCAGCCTCTAA
- the pisd gene encoding phosphatidylserine decarboxylase proenzyme, mitochondrial isoform X4, translating into MEPRPLWLHPHRLQVPRLALRRRLTALKGGVSRPATWRHRPISFLCYILSVSALRPLACRVALYRSFPTRLLSRAWGRLNGVELPTWLRKPIYSLYIWTFGVNMQEAAVEDLHHYRNLGEFFRRRLKPAVRPLCAASCLTSPADGRILHFGRVKNSEVEQVKGVTYSLENFLGPQKRQCKDSSSSSSFRDDILSSPDSDLFHVVIYLAPGDYHCFHSPTDWRVELRRHFPGSLMSVNPGVARWIKELFCLNERVVLTGQWQQGFFSLTAVGATNVGSIRIYFDQELQTNTPRYSKGSFHDRSYIADQTVKFAGEGGVTLQKGEAVGEFNLGSTIVLLFEAPKDFSFNLQPGQRIRVGEGLGSL; encoded by the exons ATGGAGCCCCGCCCCCTGTGGCTACACCCACACAG GCTTCAGGTCCCTCGTTTGGCTCTCCGTCGCCGTCTGACCGCGCTCAAGGGTGGCGTGAGTCGCCCCGCCACATGGCGCCACCGGCCAATCTCCTTCCTGTGCTATATCCTCTCTGTGAGCGCTCTGCGGCCGCTGGCCTGCCGG GTGGCGTTGTACCGCTCCTTTCCTACTCGACTTCTCTCTCGGGCGTGGGGTCGTCTGAATGGGGTGGAGCTCCCCACCTGGCTTCGGAAACCCATCTACTCCCTGTATATCTGGACCTTCGGTGTGAACATGCAG GAGGCAGCGGTGGAGGATTTGCATCATTACAGGAATCTAGGAGAATTTTTCAGGCGACGcctgaaacctgcagtcagaccACTCTGCGCCGCCTCCTGCCTG ACCTCTCCGGCTGATGGAAGGATCCTCCACTTCGGTCGTGTAAAGAACTCAGAGGTGGAGCAGGTGAAGGGGGTCACCTACAGTCTGGAAAATTTCCTCGGACCACAGAAGAGGCAGTGCAAAG actcctcctcgtcctcctccttcagGGACgacatcctctcctctcctgacAGCGACCTTTTCCATGTTGTCATCTACCTGGCTCCAGGTGACTACCACTGCTTCCATTCGCCCACAGACTGGAGGGTGGAACTTCGGCGTCACTTTCCAG GCTCATTAATGTCGGTGAACCCGGGCGTTGCTCGTTGGATCAAAGAGCTCTTTTGCCTTAACGAGCGTGTGGTGCTCACCGGCCAATGGCAGCAAGGCTTCTTCTCATTAACAGCGGTCGGCGCCACGAATGTCGGCTCGATCAGAATTTACTTTGACCAG GAGCTTCAGACCAACACACCTCGTTACAGTAAAGGCTCCTTTCATGATCGCAGCTACATTGCTGACCAGACGGTGAAGTTTGCAGGTGAAGGGGGCGTGACCTTACAGAAGGGGGAGGCGGTCGGAGAGTTTAACCTGGGCTCCACCATCGTCCTGCTGTTCGAGGCTCCCAAAGACTTCAGCTTCAACCTGCAGCCTGGCCAACGAATCAGAGTGGGAGAAGGCCTCGGCAGCCTCTAA
- the wu:fi75a02 gene encoding uncharacterized protein wu:fi75a02 isoform X1 → MLSRPLTIKESDGRGQDLVVMSLPHVLPLADEDEDTQTAPTPPSVPVATHPPPPCSAPPFVHLASPLPPSTHPLPPPASSLSPLAPLPPPPCCPCASLLPRLLSSHRMEVRRLLRGALASLGRRLNSLERRSRKTRRKKKNSQKQKGASCLTGPSVIASSSTSSFSCSTPPLPLVTISSSSSVSSSSDSEESSSSPFSSSSIQSQKRRRRRRGEEETVSRRKKRRKNHQGEFSVCPEKKEEKVEGEADGRFVGQMAVCVRGGGDKEKEEPLTLYNFSQGKNRRPETGGSSQSERAINVFVRKNGYRVPLLQHSLSSQHALYILQSAESLTSSQSELFTVPSGKWRFSGFTQPLAPSSNRTAFHLRVCSASYSVSPVPLLHLPAAAMEMMLDSVRGGACCSPLRSLKDWTAPPSLSSDHCYVQTLILSPAFSAWRQQKQRSNHSTRSLYLPRRRPRPLPACSANGSPASLPAGQSAVSSEFLSTNGEQHGKRVSQIRIRRAPPREMLLTPMGLPKVKRIKKKEFSLEEIYTNKNYRSPANNRSLETIFEEPREKDGALLLIGQQKRRRLLLFPDFTQPRKRKRPQAAGLPAAMVPRKRAAARRHCHSNGGEDMDLDVMLVERLSALEDFLTRQGLEV, encoded by the exons ATGCTCTCTCGACCACTTACAATAAAAGAGAGTGACGGCAGGGGCCAAGACTTAGTGGTGATGTCTCTGCCCCATGTTCTCCCATTGGCTGATGAGGAtgaggacacacaaacag cTCCTACACCTCCTTCAGTTCCAGTAGCcactcatcctcctcctccttgttCAGCTCCTCCTTTTGTACATTTAGCTAGCCCCCTTCCTCCTTCaactcatcctcttcctcctccagctTCTTCTTTATCTCCTttagctcctcttcctcctcctccctgttGCCCCTGTGCCTCTCTCCTGCCTCGACTCCTCTCAAGCCACCGGATGGAGGTACGACGCCTCCTGCGGGGAGCTCTAGCATCTCTTGGCCGTCGTCTGAATTCTCTGGAGAGGAggagcagaaaaacaaggaggaagaagaagaacagccaGAAACAAAAAGGAGCATCATGTTTGACTG GGCCATCTGTCATTGCGTCCAGCTCCACTTCCTCTTTTTCCTGTAGCACCCCGCCTCTGCCACTTGTAACCATATCCTCTTCATCATCAGTATCATCATCATCCGACAGTGAGGAGTCGTCCTCGTCTCCTTTTTCTTCTAGTTCCATCCAATcacaaaagaggaggaggaggaggagaggagaagaagagacagtgagcaggaggaagaagaggaggaagaaccATCAAGGAGAGTTCAGTGTTTGtccagaaaagaaagaagagaaggTGGAGGGAGAGGCAGACGGGCGCTTTGTGGGGCAGATGGCTGTCTGCGTTAGAGGAGGAGGTgacaaagagaaggaggagcCGCTCACACTGTATAACTTCAGCCAAGGGAAGAACAGAAGACCAGAGACTGGAGGctccagccaatcagagagggcCATCAATGTGTTTGTTAGGAAGAACGGTTACAGAGTGCCGCTGCTGCAACACAG CTTGTCCTCCCAGCATGCCTTGTATATCCTTCAGTCAGCTGAGAGTCTGaccagcagccaatcagaactcTTCACTGTCCCTTCTGGCAAGTGGCGTTTTTCAGGCTTCACACAGCCCCTTGCCCCATCCTCCAATCGCACTGCTTTCCACCTGAGGGTTTGCTCCGCCTCTTATTCTGTTAGCCCAGTCCCCCTGCTTCACCTGCCAGCAGCGGCCATGGAAATGATGTTGGATTCAGTGAGGGGTGGAGCTTGTTGTAGTCCACTGCGGTCCCTGAAGGACTGGACAGCCCCACCCAGCCTGAGCAGCGACCACTG TTATGTTCAAACGCTAATATTGAG TCCAGCTTTTTCTGCCTGGCGACAGCAGAAGCAGCGGTCCAATCACAGCACTCGGAGCCTCTACCTACCCCGGCGACGACCCCGGCCCCTCCCTGCCTGCTCAGCCAATGGATCGCCTGCTTCACTCCCAGCTGGCCAATCAGCAGTCAGCTCGGAGTTTCTTAGCACAAATGGAGAG cagCATGGTAAACGGGTCTCACAGATCAGAATCCGCCGTGCGCCACCGCGCGAAATGCTGCTTACACCAATGGGACTAccaaaggtcaaaag aataaagaagaaagagttcAGTCTAGAGGAGATTTACACCAACAAGAACTACAGATCCCCTGCTAACAACAG AAGTCTGGAAACTATCTTTGAGGAGCCTCGGGAGAAGGACGGAGCACTGCTCCTAATTGGCCAGCAGAAGAGGCGCAGGCTCCTCCTTTTTCCTGATTTCACGCAGcccagaaagaggaagagacCACAAG CGGCGGGACTTCCTGCTGCTATGGTACCGAGGAAAAGGGCAGCTGCTCGGCGACATTGCCACAGCAATGGTGGCGAGGACATGGACTTGGACGTGATGCTGGTGGAGCGACTGAGTGCGCTCGAAGACTTCCTGACTCGGCAGGGTCTGGAAGTATGA
- the pisd gene encoding phosphatidylserine decarboxylase proenzyme, mitochondrial isoform X2, whose protein sequence is MKSPLTYLSQLFQVFSVLGRPVCEVVGSREGAWRAGLRSSSALTHDVIRHVRKHKMAAAFRRVWSSGRVFSQSCRCISTGRGLLPAPRPLPFLLVTGGGYLGYKQYQKWGQQEDGAPPPVATPTQVALYRSFPTRLLSRAWGRLNGVELPTWLRKPIYSLYIWTFGVNMQEAAVEDLHHYRNLGEFFRRRLKPAVRPLCAASCLTSPADGRILHFGRVKNSEVEQVKGVTYSLENFLGPQKRQCKDSSSSSSFRDDILSSPDSDLFHVVIYLAPGDYHCFHSPTDWRVELRRHFPGSLMSVNPGVARWIKELFCLNERVVLTGQWQQGFFSLTAVGATNVGSIRIYFDQELQTNTPRYSKGSFHDRSYIADQTVKFAGEGGVTLQKGEAVGEFNLGSTIVLLFEAPKDFSFNLQPGQRIRVGEGLGSL, encoded by the exons ATGAAGAGCCCGCTTACATATCTGTCCCAGCTGTTCCAGGTGTTCAGCGTCCTCGGGCGACCCGTTTGCGAAGTGGTGGGGTCCAGAGAGGGAGCATG GAGAGCGGGGCTTCGTTCCAGCAGTGCGCTTACGCACGACGTCATACGTCACGTCCGGAAACACAAGATGGCGGCGGCCTTTCGGAGGGTATGGAGCAGCGGCAG agtTTTCTCTCAGAGCTGCAGATGCATCAGCACAG GACGTGGTCTTCTGCCCGCCCCCCGGCCCCTGCCCTTCCTATTGGTGACTGGTGGTGGTTACCTTGGTTACAAGCAGTACCAGAAGTGGGGCCAGCAAGAGGATGGAGCCCCGCCCCCTGTGGCTACACCCACACAG GTGGCGTTGTACCGCTCCTTTCCTACTCGACTTCTCTCTCGGGCGTGGGGTCGTCTGAATGGGGTGGAGCTCCCCACCTGGCTTCGGAAACCCATCTACTCCCTGTATATCTGGACCTTCGGTGTGAACATGCAG GAGGCAGCGGTGGAGGATTTGCATCATTACAGGAATCTAGGAGAATTTTTCAGGCGACGcctgaaacctgcagtcagaccACTCTGCGCCGCCTCCTGCCTG ACCTCTCCGGCTGATGGAAGGATCCTCCACTTCGGTCGTGTAAAGAACTCAGAGGTGGAGCAGGTGAAGGGGGTCACCTACAGTCTGGAAAATTTCCTCGGACCACAGAAGAGGCAGTGCAAAG actcctcctcgtcctcctccttcagGGACgacatcctctcctctcctgacAGCGACCTTTTCCATGTTGTCATCTACCTGGCTCCAGGTGACTACCACTGCTTCCATTCGCCCACAGACTGGAGGGTGGAACTTCGGCGTCACTTTCCAG GCTCATTAATGTCGGTGAACCCGGGCGTTGCTCGTTGGATCAAAGAGCTCTTTTGCCTTAACGAGCGTGTGGTGCTCACCGGCCAATGGCAGCAAGGCTTCTTCTCATTAACAGCGGTCGGCGCCACGAATGTCGGCTCGATCAGAATTTACTTTGACCAG GAGCTTCAGACCAACACACCTCGTTACAGTAAAGGCTCCTTTCATGATCGCAGCTACATTGCTGACCAGACGGTGAAGTTTGCAGGTGAAGGGGGCGTGACCTTACAGAAGGGGGAGGCGGTCGGAGAGTTTAACCTGGGCTCCACCATCGTCCTGCTGTTCGAGGCTCCCAAAGACTTCAGCTTCAACCTGCAGCCTGGCCAACGAATCAGAGTGGGAGAAGGCCTCGGCAGCCTCTAA
- the wu:fi75a02 gene encoding uncharacterized protein wu:fi75a02 isoform X2: protein MLSRPLTIKESDGRGQDLVVMSLPHVLPLADEDEDTQTAPTPPSVPVATHPPPPCSAPPFVHLASPLPPSTHPLPPPASSLSPLAPLPPPPCCPCASLLPRLLSSHRMEVRRLLRGALASLGRRLNSLERRSRKTRRKKKNSQKQKGASCLTGPSVIASSSTSSFSCSTPPLPLVTISSSSSVSSSSDSEESSSSPFSSSSIQSQKRRRRRRGEEETVSRRKKRRKNHQGEFSVCPEKKEEKVEGEADGRFVGQMAVCVRGGGDKEKEEPLTLYNFSQGKNRRPETGGSSQSERAINVFVRKNGYRVPLLQHSLSSQHALYILQSAESLTSSQSELFTVPSGKWRFSGFTQPLAPSSNRTAFHLRVCSASYSVSPVPLLHLPAAAMEMMLDSVRGGACCSPLRSLKDWTAPPSLSSDHCYVQTLILSPAFSAWRQQKQRSNHSTRSLYLPRRRPRPLPACSANGSPASLPAGQSAVSSEFLSTNGEHGKRVSQIRIRRAPPREMLLTPMGLPKVKRIKKKEFSLEEIYTNKNYRSPANNRSLETIFEEPREKDGALLLIGQQKRRRLLLFPDFTQPRKRKRPQAAGLPAAMVPRKRAAARRHCHSNGGEDMDLDVMLVERLSALEDFLTRQGLEV from the exons ATGCTCTCTCGACCACTTACAATAAAAGAGAGTGACGGCAGGGGCCAAGACTTAGTGGTGATGTCTCTGCCCCATGTTCTCCCATTGGCTGATGAGGAtgaggacacacaaacag cTCCTACACCTCCTTCAGTTCCAGTAGCcactcatcctcctcctccttgttCAGCTCCTCCTTTTGTACATTTAGCTAGCCCCCTTCCTCCTTCaactcatcctcttcctcctccagctTCTTCTTTATCTCCTttagctcctcttcctcctcctccctgttGCCCCTGTGCCTCTCTCCTGCCTCGACTCCTCTCAAGCCACCGGATGGAGGTACGACGCCTCCTGCGGGGAGCTCTAGCATCTCTTGGCCGTCGTCTGAATTCTCTGGAGAGGAggagcagaaaaacaaggaggaagaagaagaacagccaGAAACAAAAAGGAGCATCATGTTTGACTG GGCCATCTGTCATTGCGTCCAGCTCCACTTCCTCTTTTTCCTGTAGCACCCCGCCTCTGCCACTTGTAACCATATCCTCTTCATCATCAGTATCATCATCATCCGACAGTGAGGAGTCGTCCTCGTCTCCTTTTTCTTCTAGTTCCATCCAATcacaaaagaggaggaggaggaggagaggagaagaagagacagtgagcaggaggaagaagaggaggaagaaccATCAAGGAGAGTTCAGTGTTTGtccagaaaagaaagaagagaaggTGGAGGGAGAGGCAGACGGGCGCTTTGTGGGGCAGATGGCTGTCTGCGTTAGAGGAGGAGGTgacaaagagaaggaggagcCGCTCACACTGTATAACTTCAGCCAAGGGAAGAACAGAAGACCAGAGACTGGAGGctccagccaatcagagagggcCATCAATGTGTTTGTTAGGAAGAACGGTTACAGAGTGCCGCTGCTGCAACACAG CTTGTCCTCCCAGCATGCCTTGTATATCCTTCAGTCAGCTGAGAGTCTGaccagcagccaatcagaactcTTCACTGTCCCTTCTGGCAAGTGGCGTTTTTCAGGCTTCACACAGCCCCTTGCCCCATCCTCCAATCGCACTGCTTTCCACCTGAGGGTTTGCTCCGCCTCTTATTCTGTTAGCCCAGTCCCCCTGCTTCACCTGCCAGCAGCGGCCATGGAAATGATGTTGGATTCAGTGAGGGGTGGAGCTTGTTGTAGTCCACTGCGGTCCCTGAAGGACTGGACAGCCCCACCCAGCCTGAGCAGCGACCACTG TTATGTTCAAACGCTAATATTGAG TCCAGCTTTTTCTGCCTGGCGACAGCAGAAGCAGCGGTCCAATCACAGCACTCGGAGCCTCTACCTACCCCGGCGACGACCCCGGCCCCTCCCTGCCTGCTCAGCCAATGGATCGCCTGCTTCACTCCCAGCTGGCCAATCAGCAGTCAGCTCGGAGTTTCTTAGCACAAATGGAGAG CATGGTAAACGGGTCTCACAGATCAGAATCCGCCGTGCGCCACCGCGCGAAATGCTGCTTACACCAATGGGACTAccaaaggtcaaaag aataaagaagaaagagttcAGTCTAGAGGAGATTTACACCAACAAGAACTACAGATCCCCTGCTAACAACAG AAGTCTGGAAACTATCTTTGAGGAGCCTCGGGAGAAGGACGGAGCACTGCTCCTAATTGGCCAGCAGAAGAGGCGCAGGCTCCTCCTTTTTCCTGATTTCACGCAGcccagaaagaggaagagacCACAAG CGGCGGGACTTCCTGCTGCTATGGTACCGAGGAAAAGGGCAGCTGCTCGGCGACATTGCCACAGCAATGGTGGCGAGGACATGGACTTGGACGTGATGCTGGTGGAGCGACTGAGTGCGCTCGAAGACTTCCTGACTCGGCAGGGTCTGGAAGTATGA
- the pisd gene encoding phosphatidylserine decarboxylase proenzyme, mitochondrial isoform X1: MVRFFSGRRGDSRRSESALLRQVRRQRRTPKGERENEKDGGGRGVRRRTTARFRLQVPRLALRRRLTALKGGVSRPATWRHRPISFLCYILSVSALRPLACRVALYRSFPTRLLSRAWGRLNGVELPTWLRKPIYSLYIWTFGVNMQEAAVEDLHHYRNLGEFFRRRLKPAVRPLCAASCLTSPADGRILHFGRVKNSEVEQVKGVTYSLENFLGPQKRQCKDSSSSSSFRDDILSSPDSDLFHVVIYLAPGDYHCFHSPTDWRVELRRHFPGSLMSVNPGVARWIKELFCLNERVVLTGQWQQGFFSLTAVGATNVGSIRIYFDQELQTNTPRYSKGSFHDRSYIADQTVKFAGEGGVTLQKGEAVGEFNLGSTIVLLFEAPKDFSFNLQPGQRIRVGEGLGSL, from the exons ATGGTGAGGTTTTTCTCTGGTCGCCGTGGCGACAGCAGGCGCAGTGAGAGTGCCCTGCTGCGGCAGGTGAGGCGGCAGAGGCGAACTcccaaaggagagagagagaacgagaAAGATGGAGGAGGGCGAGGAGTGAGGAGGAGAACGACAGCACGATTCAG GCTTCAGGTCCCTCGTTTGGCTCTCCGTCGCCGTCTGACCGCGCTCAAGGGTGGCGTGAGTCGCCCCGCCACATGGCGCCACCGGCCAATCTCCTTCCTGTGCTATATCCTCTCTGTGAGCGCTCTGCGGCCGCTGGCCTGCCGG GTGGCGTTGTACCGCTCCTTTCCTACTCGACTTCTCTCTCGGGCGTGGGGTCGTCTGAATGGGGTGGAGCTCCCCACCTGGCTTCGGAAACCCATCTACTCCCTGTATATCTGGACCTTCGGTGTGAACATGCAG GAGGCAGCGGTGGAGGATTTGCATCATTACAGGAATCTAGGAGAATTTTTCAGGCGACGcctgaaacctgcagtcagaccACTCTGCGCCGCCTCCTGCCTG ACCTCTCCGGCTGATGGAAGGATCCTCCACTTCGGTCGTGTAAAGAACTCAGAGGTGGAGCAGGTGAAGGGGGTCACCTACAGTCTGGAAAATTTCCTCGGACCACAGAAGAGGCAGTGCAAAG actcctcctcgtcctcctccttcagGGACgacatcctctcctctcctgacAGCGACCTTTTCCATGTTGTCATCTACCTGGCTCCAGGTGACTACCACTGCTTCCATTCGCCCACAGACTGGAGGGTGGAACTTCGGCGTCACTTTCCAG GCTCATTAATGTCGGTGAACCCGGGCGTTGCTCGTTGGATCAAAGAGCTCTTTTGCCTTAACGAGCGTGTGGTGCTCACCGGCCAATGGCAGCAAGGCTTCTTCTCATTAACAGCGGTCGGCGCCACGAATGTCGGCTCGATCAGAATTTACTTTGACCAG GAGCTTCAGACCAACACACCTCGTTACAGTAAAGGCTCCTTTCATGATCGCAGCTACATTGCTGACCAGACGGTGAAGTTTGCAGGTGAAGGGGGCGTGACCTTACAGAAGGGGGAGGCGGTCGGAGAGTTTAACCTGGGCTCCACCATCGTCCTGCTGTTCGAGGCTCCCAAAGACTTCAGCTTCAACCTGCAGCCTGGCCAACGAATCAGAGTGGGAGAAGGCCTCGGCAGCCTCTAA